One genomic window of Leptospira paudalimensis includes the following:
- the serA gene encoding phosphoglycerate dehydrogenase, producing the protein MVSYPKGKIKVLLLENIHKDAYELFHRDGFDVTLIKDAMEEDELIQKISDVHILGIRSKTNVTKKALENAKKLMTIGCFCIGTNQVELEEAEKRAVPVFNAPYSNTRSVAELVIAEIIMLARKASDQSRDVHLGKWNKIAKGCFEVRGKTLGIIGYGHIGTQVSVLAESMGMRVVFYDIISKLPLGNATAAHSYEELLKQSDFISFHVPETEDTKNLFRKEHLPLLKNGAYVLNLSRGKVLEIDALVEGIKSGKIAGAGVDVFPEEPKSNDDPFVSPLQGLPNVILTPHIGGSTEEAQKNIGTEVAEKLLKFMNNGSTTFSVNFPNIELGNLKSGYHRILNIHQNQPGFLRDINSIISDMGGNILTQNLSTSANIGYLSMEIDKNLGDELKDKIKAHKHSIRTRILY; encoded by the coding sequence ATGGTATCTTATCCCAAAGGAAAAATAAAAGTCCTACTTCTGGAAAACATCCACAAGGATGCATATGAACTTTTCCACCGAGATGGTTTTGATGTAACTCTCATCAAAGATGCGATGGAAGAAGACGAACTCATCCAAAAAATCTCTGATGTCCATATCCTTGGTATTCGAAGCAAAACAAACGTCACAAAAAAAGCATTAGAGAATGCGAAAAAATTAATGACGATCGGTTGTTTTTGTATCGGAACCAACCAAGTGGAATTGGAAGAAGCAGAAAAAAGAGCAGTTCCTGTATTTAATGCTCCATACAGTAACACAAGGTCAGTGGCAGAACTTGTTATCGCTGAAATCATCATGCTTGCAAGAAAAGCGTCTGACCAATCAAGGGATGTCCACCTTGGCAAATGGAATAAAATCGCAAAAGGTTGTTTTGAAGTGAGAGGGAAAACTCTCGGTATCATTGGCTATGGTCATATCGGAACCCAAGTATCGGTCCTTGCTGAATCCATGGGAATGCGAGTGGTATTTTATGATATCATCTCCAAACTCCCACTTGGTAATGCAACTGCCGCACATAGTTATGAAGAACTTCTGAAACAATCTGATTTCATTTCTTTCCATGTTCCCGAAACAGAAGATACCAAAAACCTATTCCGTAAGGAACACTTACCTCTCCTCAAAAATGGGGCTTATGTTTTAAACTTATCTCGTGGAAAGGTTCTCGAAATTGATGCACTTGTAGAAGGAATCAAATCGGGAAAAATTGCAGGAGCTGGTGTTGACGTATTCCCAGAAGAACCAAAATCAAATGATGATCCATTCGTAAGTCCACTCCAAGGACTTCCCAATGTGATTCTCACTCCGCACATTGGTGGTTCTACAGAAGAAGCGCAAAAAAACATTGGAACGGAAGTTGCCGAAAAATTATTAAAATTCATGAATAATGGTTCCACCACTTTTTCTGTGAACTTTCCAAACATTGAGTTGGGGAATTTAAAATCTGGTTACCACAGAATTCTGAATATCCACCAAAACCAACCAGGTTTCCTAAGGGACATTAACTCCATTATCTCCGATATGGGAGGAAATATCCTGACTCAAAACTTAAGCACCTCCGCAAACATTGGTTACTTGAGTATGGAAATCGATAAAAATTTGGGTGATGAACTAAAAGACAAAATCAAAGCACACAAACATTCGATACGCACTCGAATCCTTTACTAA
- a CDS encoding dihydrolipoyl dehydrogenase — MKEYDILVVGAGAGTKLVTPPSLIGKRVVVFEKETPGGTCLNRGCIPSKMIIYPSELIRLRNEGERFGINFPKPTTVPVESIFQRVNQTVKADSDSIPIAYEKNPNIDYIPKKVWFKSSKVLTDGENDYTAKHIFIVTGTRPKIPNIQGLENTPYWTSREALSPPKFPKSLLIIGAGFISLELGAAYQAYGCQVTGITRGEILRHVDGDVKTELSKHLPFPIHTDFQFESVSYQNQKFKVSGKTKEGNFSQFEADELLVATGIKPNTEELHLENTNIQVNEEGFIQVDGTLQTGEPGVYAFGDVIGKYFFRHSANFEGEYLFEHLFGNKKDQPVVYPPIPEAIFTNPQIASVGKTEESLIKEGIPYYKGINPYSSSATGMARLSNLGFVKVLVSKETEQVLGAHIIGEEASNLIHQILMGMFLNAKLEDYLGMVYIHPAISEITRNAFRKVREQKMKEGKS; from the coding sequence ATGAAAGAATATGACATTTTGGTGGTAGGAGCTGGTGCTGGAACCAAACTTGTGACCCCTCCTTCTCTCATTGGCAAACGAGTGGTTGTCTTTGAAAAAGAGACGCCAGGGGGAACTTGCCTCAATCGAGGATGTATCCCTTCCAAAATGATCATTTATCCTTCTGAGCTGATCAGACTCCGAAACGAAGGAGAACGATTTGGGATCAATTTCCCAAAACCAACAACGGTTCCAGTCGAATCCATATTCCAAAGAGTGAACCAAACCGTAAAAGCCGATTCCGATTCCATTCCAATTGCGTATGAAAAAAATCCCAATATAGATTACATCCCTAAAAAAGTTTGGTTTAAGTCATCTAAAGTTCTCACAGATGGAGAAAACGATTACACCGCAAAACACATATTCATTGTTACTGGCACAAGACCCAAAATCCCAAACATTCAAGGATTGGAAAATACTCCCTATTGGACTTCTAGAGAAGCACTCTCCCCTCCTAAATTTCCAAAATCTTTACTCATTATCGGAGCTGGTTTTATCTCACTCGAACTTGGTGCTGCTTACCAAGCATACGGGTGCCAAGTAACAGGGATCACTCGAGGGGAAATCCTCCGGCATGTCGATGGTGATGTCAAAACCGAGTTAAGTAAACACTTACCCTTTCCGATCCACACTGATTTTCAATTCGAATCGGTTTCTTACCAAAACCAAAAATTCAAAGTCAGTGGAAAAACGAAAGAGGGAAATTTTTCCCAGTTCGAAGCAGATGAACTCCTCGTTGCCACAGGTATCAAACCCAATACAGAGGAATTACACTTAGAAAATACAAACATACAAGTTAACGAAGAAGGTTTTATCCAGGTGGATGGTACCTTACAAACTGGTGAACCAGGTGTTTATGCTTTTGGCGATGTGATCGGAAAGTATTTTTTCCGGCACAGTGCTAACTTTGAAGGAGAATACCTCTTTGAACATTTATTTGGTAATAAAAAAGACCAACCAGTTGTCTACCCTCCCATCCCTGAAGCTATTTTTACAAACCCACAAATTGCAAGTGTGGGAAAAACAGAGGAATCATTGATAAAGGAAGGGATCCCGTATTACAAAGGAATCAATCCCTATTCTTCCAGTGCGACAGGCATGGCAAGATTATCTAATTTAGGTTTTGTAAAGGTTTTAGTTTCAAAGGAAACCGAACAAGTACTTGGTGCCCATATCATTGGAGAGGAAGCATCCAATCTCATCCACCAAATACTGATGGGAATGTTTTTAAATGCTAAACTCGAAGACTATTTAGGAATGGTTTATATCCATCCAGCCATTTCAGAAATTACAAGGAATGCATTTCGGAAAGTTCGCGAACAAAAAATGAAAGAGGGAAAATCATGA
- a CDS encoding endonuclease, which yields MKRISILFLLTLVFGFGYVLFSESYEAETSGKNRITDFQKAKRVLKRFYAKVGKDFYCGCEFEKDEEELGRFRIKQDSCGLQARKDSKRQSYIEWEHIVPAYSFGKTRECWTKSNCEVGGKLLKGRKCCGATDPEFNLIEADLHNIVPVPGEINADRGIFPFGEMDGEPREYGLCDFEVNFKESIAEPKPDIRGDIARIYFYMEWRYQIPIPEGKRKLYQTWHENDPPDTFEIRKNEIVERLQKVKNPFVEGETPN from the coding sequence TTGAAACGAATTTCCATATTATTTCTACTTACGTTGGTATTTGGGTTTGGTTATGTACTTTTTTCTGAATCGTATGAAGCAGAAACGAGTGGTAAAAACCGAATCACCGATTTTCAAAAAGCAAAACGTGTTTTAAAACGGTTTTATGCAAAAGTGGGAAAGGATTTTTATTGTGGATGTGAGTTCGAAAAAGATGAAGAGGAACTCGGACGTTTTAGAATCAAACAAGATTCTTGTGGATTACAAGCAAGGAAAGATTCCAAACGACAATCCTACATCGAATGGGAACACATTGTTCCTGCTTATAGTTTTGGAAAAACAAGAGAGTGTTGGACCAAATCCAATTGTGAAGTTGGTGGAAAACTTTTAAAAGGAAGGAAGTGTTGTGGTGCAACAGATCCTGAATTTAATCTCATCGAAGCCGACCTCCACAACATCGTTCCCGTACCTGGCGAAATTAACGCTGACCGAGGCATTTTTCCTTTTGGAGAAATGGATGGAGAACCCAGGGAGTATGGACTTTGTGATTTTGAAGTGAACTTTAAAGAATCCATTGCCGAACCAAAACCAGACATCAGAGGAGACATTGCCAGGATTTACTTTTATATGGAATGGCGGTACCAAATTCCCATCCCGGAGGGAAAACGTAAACTCTACCAAACCTGGCACGAGAATGACCCACCAGATACCTTTGAGATCCGCAAAAATGAGATCGTAGAAAGACTCCAGAAGGTAAAAAATCCCTTCGTCGAAGGAGAAACTCCTAATTGA
- a CDS encoding MAPEG family protein — MTILIICLLVSIFQIYLAKAVVAVAMSRERKGYDNHHPRLQQSKLTGWGGRAYGAHQNGFEAFPIFAIAILLNLIVEVDFYFAEILALSFVSLRFLYIYLYVADFSFARSTTWTLAFLCNIGLYILPLVY; from the coding sequence ATGACAATTCTTATCATCTGCCTCCTCGTTTCCATATTTCAAATTTATTTAGCTAAAGCTGTTGTTGCCGTTGCCATGTCCCGCGAAAGGAAAGGATATGACAACCACCATCCAAGGTTACAACAATCAAAACTCACTGGATGGGGTGGACGAGCTTATGGTGCACACCAAAATGGATTCGAAGCATTCCCAATATTTGCGATTGCCATCCTTCTCAATTTAATCGTTGAAGTAGATTTTTATTTCGCTGAAATCCTCGCACTCAGTTTTGTTTCCTTACGTTTTTTATACATTTACCTTTACGTTGCTGATTTTTCTTTTGCACGTTCTACCACATGGACACTTGCATTTCTTTGTAATATTGGATTGTATATCTTACCATTAGTGTATTAA
- a CDS encoding MBL fold metallo-hydrolase, translated as MIEILPIFTNSPLCNFTYLIYSNRTGEAYSVDPYHAPLILAQIKKMGLKLKGILNTHEHGDHTEGNLELKEETKCLIYGHKNAKGKIPGLDETLAEGQICFSVEGESIEVWDTPGHTFSHLSFVHKNPKIILGIFSGDTLFNVGVGNCFRGGDPNALYETINNRYANLPDSCRLYPGHDYWENNLAFSKHIEPIHEERELFQKTLTPHMVSTIGLEKKLSPFFRRDSKSIKDRLTEMGETVTDDRSVFLLLRKLRDHW; from the coding sequence ATGATTGAAATCCTTCCCATCTTTACGAACTCTCCCCTTTGCAACTTCACATATCTCATTTATTCCAACCGAACTGGTGAAGCATACTCTGTAGATCCCTATCATGCTCCACTCATCTTGGCACAGATTAAAAAAATGGGTCTAAAACTAAAAGGAATTTTGAATACACATGAACATGGTGATCATACAGAAGGAAATTTAGAATTAAAAGAAGAAACCAAATGTCTCATCTATGGGCACAAAAATGCCAAAGGAAAAATCCCTGGACTCGACGAAACATTAGCAGAAGGACAAATTTGTTTTTCAGTGGAAGGGGAATCCATTGAAGTTTGGGACACTCCCGGTCATACATTTTCTCATTTAAGTTTTGTACATAAAAATCCTAAAATCATACTTGGAATTTTTTCAGGTGATACATTATTCAATGTAGGTGTGGGCAATTGTTTCCGTGGTGGAGATCCAAATGCCTTGTATGAAACCATAAACAACCGTTATGCCAATTTACCTGACTCATGTCGTTTGTATCCAGGCCATGATTATTGGGAGAATAATCTGGCCTTTTCTAAACATATTGAACCCATTCACGAAGAGAGAGAATTGTTCCAAAAAACACTTACTCCTCATATGGTCTCAACCATCGGACTTGAAAAAAAATTAAGCCCATTCTTTCGACGTGATTCAAAATCCATAAAGGACCGACTAACAGAAATGGGAGAAACGGTCACAGATGATCGTTCTGTATTCTTACTCTTACGGAAACTGAGAGACCATTGGTAA
- the lysS gene encoding lysine--tRNA ligase, which translates to MKDSNELIEQRIQKINDLKSKGINPYPLRFFPNSDSKTLLSSFDPSQSEKKSFKLGGRLHAKRVMGKASFAHLKDAEGLIQLYATRDDLGEENYSLFKSLDLGDWIGIEGWLFQTQKGETTLHLTNVQLLAKCIRPLPVVKEKDGVVYDAFSDVEQRYRMRYVDLVVNENVRETFKMRSRIISEIRKFLTNEGFLEVETPMMQPIAGGAAARPFVTHHNTLDMELFLRIAPELYLKRLIVGGMDRVFELNRNFRNEGISTKHNPEFTMMEAYMAFGDMETMLSLTERMIVSVAQSIGKGLKFAYGKDQIDLTPPWKRVKYIDIIKDYSGIDFSQISDVKEAIEKAKSKGVDSSDSVSIWKVCDDVFSSLVEPHLIQPIFITDFPKELSPLAKSREDDPKYVERFEPYVAGREIGNAFTELNDPFDQRERFEEQVKQREAGDDEAFMMDDDYIRALEYGLPPTGGLGIGIDRLVMLLTDSHSIRDTILFPLMRPE; encoded by the coding sequence ATAAAAGATTCAAACGAACTCATCGAACAAAGAATTCAAAAGATAAATGATTTAAAATCAAAAGGAATCAATCCTTACCCACTTCGTTTTTTTCCAAATTCAGATTCCAAAACATTATTATCTAGTTTTGATCCTAGCCAATCTGAGAAAAAATCTTTCAAACTCGGTGGACGTCTGCATGCAAAACGTGTTATGGGGAAAGCAAGTTTTGCCCATTTAAAAGATGCAGAAGGTCTCATCCAATTGTATGCTACTCGGGATGACCTAGGCGAAGAAAATTATTCATTATTTAAGTCTTTAGACTTAGGTGATTGGATTGGCATTGAAGGTTGGTTATTCCAAACACAAAAAGGAGAAACCACCCTTCACTTAACAAATGTTCAATTGCTAGCAAAATGTATACGACCACTTCCCGTTGTAAAAGAAAAAGACGGTGTAGTGTATGATGCTTTTTCCGACGTAGAACAACGATATAGAATGCGTTATGTGGACCTTGTCGTTAACGAAAACGTTCGCGAAACATTCAAAATGCGCTCCCGCATCATCTCAGAAATTCGTAAGTTTTTAACAAATGAAGGATTTTTAGAAGTAGAAACTCCTATGATGCAACCGATTGCGGGAGGTGCGGCAGCAAGACCGTTTGTCACCCACCACAATACTCTTGATATGGAACTTTTCCTTCGAATTGCACCAGAACTTTATTTAAAACGACTCATTGTGGGTGGAATGGACCGAGTGTTTGAACTCAACCGTAACTTTCGTAACGAAGGGATCTCCACAAAACACAATCCAGAATTTACCATGATGGAAGCGTATATGGCATTTGGTGATATGGAAACTATGTTATCCCTTACCGAAAGGATGATCGTTTCCGTCGCACAATCCATTGGAAAAGGTTTAAAATTTGCTTATGGCAAAGACCAGATTGACCTCACTCCTCCTTGGAAACGAGTCAAATACATTGATATCATTAAAGATTATTCGGGAATTGATTTTAGCCAAATCTCCGATGTAAAAGAAGCCATTGAAAAAGCAAAATCGAAAGGAGTTGATTCTTCTGATTCAGTATCGATTTGGAAAGTATGTGATGATGTGTTTAGTTCACTTGTAGAACCTCACCTCATCCAACCTATCTTTATCACTGACTTTCCAAAAGAACTCTCACCTCTTGCAAAATCAAGAGAAGATGATCCTAAGTATGTGGAAAGATTTGAACCATATGTGGCTGGAAGAGAGATTGGGAACGCCTTTACTGAGTTAAACGATCCTTTCGACCAAAGGGAACGTTTTGAAGAACAAGTAAAACAAAGGGAAGCCGGAGATGACGAAGCCTTTATGATGGATGATGATTATATCCGTGCCCTCGAATATGGTCTTCCGCCAACTGGTGGGCTTGGGATTGGAATTGATCGATTGGTCATGTTACTCACTGATTCACATTCCATTCGGGATACAATTTTATTTCCACTGATGCGCCCAGAGTAG
- the trhO gene encoding oxygen-dependent tRNA uridine(34) hydroxylase TrhO has product MKKFLFNRFDKDTLKKKVLLDTRERRVISFYRYVKIENPLEFRNLLYDSFEDLGILGRIYLANEGINAQFSIPIENVEKLRSFVDSVPELNNIYFNDAVEDKKESFIKLAIKVRKKIVADGLDDSQFDPSNVGTHLSPLEFHNALDEEGVIVVDLRNNYESEVGHFENAILPDVGTFREELPLVEKILENDKDKKILLYCTGGIRCEKASAYLKYKGFEKVHQLRGGIINYAKVVQDNGLQSKFKGKNFVFDDRLGERITDDVLTVCYTCGKPSDRHTNCANIGCHVLIVQCESCSESLLGCCSDECKNIVSLPEEEQKRLRQEQRKQQKYPTHHLTRKLVGK; this is encoded by the coding sequence ATGAAAAAATTTTTATTCAATCGTTTTGATAAGGATACCCTTAAGAAAAAAGTTTTGTTGGATACAAGAGAAAGACGGGTCATATCATTTTATCGTTATGTTAAAATTGAAAATCCATTGGAATTTCGGAATTTACTCTATGATTCTTTTGAAGACTTAGGAATCCTAGGAAGAATTTATTTAGCAAACGAAGGAATTAATGCACAATTTTCAATTCCAATTGAGAATGTCGAAAAATTACGTTCCTTTGTCGATTCGGTTCCGGAACTTAACAATATATATTTTAATGATGCAGTGGAAGATAAAAAGGAAAGTTTTATCAAACTAGCAATCAAAGTCAGAAAAAAAATTGTCGCTGACGGATTAGATGACTCTCAATTTGATCCTTCCAATGTGGGAACCCATCTTTCACCTCTTGAATTTCATAATGCATTGGATGAAGAAGGAGTCATTGTTGTTGACCTCCGAAACAATTATGAATCAGAAGTGGGTCATTTCGAAAATGCAATTTTACCAGATGTCGGAACTTTCCGAGAAGAATTACCTTTGGTCGAAAAAATTCTAGAGAATGATAAAGATAAAAAAATCTTACTTTATTGTACTGGAGGAATCCGGTGTGAAAAAGCAAGTGCTTACTTAAAATACAAAGGTTTTGAAAAAGTCCATCAGTTACGTGGAGGAATCATCAATTATGCGAAAGTTGTCCAAGACAATGGATTACAATCAAAATTCAAAGGCAAAAACTTTGTGTTTGATGACAGATTGGGAGAAAGGATTACTGATGATGTTTTAACCGTTTGTTATACTTGTGGCAAACCATCTGACCGTCACACTAACTGTGCTAATATAGGATGCCATGTCCTCATTGTACAATGTGAATCTTGTTCTGAGTCTTTACTTGGTTGTTGTTCCGACGAATGCAAAAACATTGTATCTCTTCCCGAAGAGGAACAAAAAAGACTAAGACAAGAACAAAGAAAACAACAGAAATACCCAACCCATCACCTAACAAGAAAATTAGTAGGAAAATAA